The nucleotide sequence CTCTCGTTCGCATGTAGCGTCTATCGCCTACGCATGGCTCCAAAGAAAGCGGCAAATCTGCGAAGGGACTGATGATTAGCACTCTTCGGATAATTTAGATACCTTGAGGCAGTACAAAGATCTAGATCTGAATGAGATTCCTTAATTCGAGTGGCGCAGGATACCGAAATTAGAAATCCATCTAATTTTTCGTTTTTTTCAACGTAACGATGCAAACTGTGGCGCTGCCCCGATAGAAAATCATCAATGAGGGTCTGTGCATAATTTTCTCCATCTATGAAGCAATTAAATTCAAGCACAGTGGAGGGTTCAGCGACAATATCTAAATTTATGGCGATTATTCCTTCCCCATGTCTAAAAAGCTGTTCGCACCCATCCTTTATTAAATTTTCGAGCCCAGTTGGTGTGTTTAGACGTTTGCATGCGATGGAGTACTCAGCACCATTTATATCAATTTTTATATCTGGCTCAGCAATTCTAGCACTGATGCCTCGGTGCCTCACATGAGCAAGCATATCTAACTCCCAAGCAGCATCTAGTCCGACCGAAGATTTCGACCGCCCATGCTCCAGAGATTTCTTGGCAACCCTCCAAAGTAGCAGAACTTCTGAATTTTCAAGCGGGTCTGCTCCTAAAATCAGGTTCATGATGCGCATGGCCTTGAGTACATTGACCTGAAGAGTTTCAGGTATCTCCTCTGCTTTTTCTTTAAGCGCTACTGCGCTGCATACAGAATTCAAATACAACCCAAGATCGCTGGAGGAATTAATTGAATAACCAAGCCATTTGTAAATATCCCTAACCATTATAGATTTTGACTTTAATGCGTCATACGAAAAAAATAGCTCAGGAGGCATAAATAGTCCAGTGTGACAATTTTGACGAGGCTTAGTATGCCTAACTTTTTTTGAAGCTTTCAAAGCTCTGCGTTAGAATTCGAGAGACCAATCTGCCATCTACTGAAAGTTACTCAATGATGGAAAGGAGTTATCGGGTTCGTGAACGTCCAGATTTACGCTCTGTTGCCAAGATCAACCCGCTATCAGCTAACTTCAGTGCCGCGCCCCATTGCCGGGGCGAGCTGAAAAAGCATCAGGGGGAAGCTCATTTTTCGGCGTTGGGTTTGATCCTGACTGCTCTTCACCAGTCGCAACAGAGCAACAGGTACATAGTGTAGTTGTCGGAGCTGGAGAGACCGTTTGTGGTTGAGTCGAGCATGATGCAATGGACGGAGCGGTAGGTAGTATATCATTTCTCAGAAAAGCTGCCGAAACAGCGGCACCTGCACTGACAAGCGCAGCCACCACAGGCACCCACACCTTCCAGCGTTCGGCCCGCATCGCTTCCTTATCGTGTAGTTCGACCGCAATTTCGATCAGCTTGTTAACCACCGATGGGTCAAGGGGCGCCCTGATCCGCTTGTTATTTTCTGACGAATACAGCAGAACATAACGTGATACGAGGGACACTCGATCGACACCGAATTCTTTCAAACGTACCCGAAAGAGCTCTGGGTGATTTTTCGCTACTTCAATCCAAGATATTGCTGAGATTGGAGCGTAGCAGAGTTCTTTTCTAAGCCCGTCTTCACTTCGACTGGTGTTTCGGTGATACGCGAGCACCTGTATGAGTGCAATAACCTCACCTAATCGCCCGTATTTCAAATAGGAGGAAAGCTTCCTGCTCATGCCGATCCCTGATAAATGATGAGTCACTATGCCTTTAGGAAGGCTGTTAATCTGCAGCCAGGTGCCTAATAAAAAGCTCCAATTTTCGCAGAAGCTCATCAAAGGTGATTATTTCGACATCTTTGTAGGAACATCTAAACGTCTCAAACGAACGTAGTAGCTTTGACTCGGCGGGGAGGGTTCCTGCGATTACCACACAACGGGTATTGTCCGGCCGAGAGCCTGCAAGCACCTCATCATCACGATGAACCCCCCACGCCGTTTGTAGCGAGTGGCGCTGATACAACACTTGACTAACTGCCCCGCTTAACTCTGAGTCTGGCGCATGAACCCCGCCGCCATGGCGATACTCTCTTTTCTGTACCAGAGGCGTAGAGGGCTTTTTGATCTCGACAATTGACAGAACCTGACCGGCTCCTCGAAAAAGATAGTCACCTATTTGGGCTCCTGTCCCTCGGACTCCACTGGGCTGGGCATGAAACTGACCGCTTACCAAATGCACGGGTCCACAAAACAACATCGTCAGTATAAAAATATTCTGATCGAAGAATTTTTGCCATATGTTCTCGCTCAGCTGTTGAGCAAGCATGTTGCGATATGAGTCGATCATTTGCTGCAGCGAGACCCGCTCGATATCTGCATGCAGCGCCATCAAGGTAAGTGGGTGCTCAGCGACAAGCGCCGGAAGACTCTCTCGGACTTTTACCACCGCACGCCGGCGAACCTCAGCTGCGTCTGTAGGACCTTGCGATGGACCAATGCGGTTGAGCTCTGAAGTGAAGTCCAATTCGTTCGTGTTTTCAAACTCCGTTTCTATTTCTGAATTGCTGGGAGCGGGAATCCCCGTCATAACCATCTGCTGTATGCGGATTGGTGATTGATCGCCAGCATGACTGACATGTATTCGATAAAGTCGGGCGCCGTGTAAAAAAGGAGCTAACTCCAACGCAAGAACACGATCACCCACTTGCCATTTGTGTGGTGTTGACTGCACGAACAAAGTGCACGTTTGACCTATCATCAACGTCCGTTCTACCGCTGCAGCTCGTGCCTGCGGGAGTCCCACACGAGTACAAATGGAATGAATATCCAAGGGTACATCTAGCGCGCCTTGACCTGCGGCCTCACATAAGGCGGCGCTGACATCGCAATGTGGGGTGAGTAAATTAAAGGCGTGGAGTAATTCAGCTTTCATTGTGTTCGTTAGTCATCTCGAGAAAACCGCGAATGTGCTGCCCCTTGTGCGTCCCATCTTCGCGAGGTGGAGGACCACCCT is from Pseudomonas sp. B21-056 and encodes:
- a CDS encoding Shedu immune nuclease family protein, with the translated sequence MKAELLHAFNLLTPHCDVSAALCEAAGQGALDVPLDIHSICTRVGLPQARAAAVERTLMIGQTCTLFVQSTPHKWQVGDRVLALELAPFLHGARLYRIHVSHAGDQSPIRIQQMVMTGIPAPSNSEIETEFENTNELDFTSELNRIGPSQGPTDAAEVRRRAVVKVRESLPALVAEHPLTLMALHADIERVSLQQMIDSYRNMLAQQLSENIWQKFFDQNIFILTMLFCGPVHLVSGQFHAQPSGVRGTGAQIGDYLFRGAGQVLSIVEIKKPSTPLVQKREYRHGGGVHAPDSELSGAVSQVLYQRHSLQTAWGVHRDDEVLAGSRPDNTRCVVIAGTLPAESKLLRSFETFRCSYKDVEIITFDELLRKLELFIRHLAAD